The Delphinus delphis chromosome 10, mDelDel1.2, whole genome shotgun sequence genome includes a region encoding these proteins:
- the GLYCTK gene encoding glycerate kinase isoform X3 — protein MAAALQVLRHLARAPLSPLLWGGPLARLASSMALAEQAQQLFESTVGAVLPGPMLQRALSLDPDSGQLKVRDRSFQLQQNLYLVGFGKAVLGMATAAEELLGQHLVQGVISVPKGIRAAMESAGKQEMLLKPHSRVQVFEGAENNLPDRDALRAALAIRQLAEGLTADDLLLVLISGGEPDSVRRGGGPCGGDCQRPHRGQHPQCARLPAHPQSLWPSCCPATFCEDCAGTG, from the exons ATGGCTGCAGCCCTGCAGGTCCTGCGTCACTTGGCCCGAGCCCCTTTGAGCCCGCTCCTCTGGGGGGGCCCATTGGCCCGGCTGGCCAGTAGCATGGCCCTGGCAGAGCAGGCACAGCAGCTGTTTGAGAGCACTGTGGGTGCCGTGCTGCCGGGCCCCATGCTGCAGCGGGCACTGTCTTTGGATCCTGACAGTGGGCAGCTGAAGGTGAGGGACCGGAGCTTTCAGCTGCAGCAAAACCTCTACCTGGTGGGCTTTGGCAAGGCTGTCCTGGGCATGGCAACTGCAGCTGAGGAGCTCTTGGGCCAGCATCTTGTGCAGGGCGTGATCAGCGTTCCCAAGGGGATCCGTGCTGCCATGGAGAGTGCTGGCAAGCA GGAGATGCTGTTGAAGCCACACAGCCGTGTCCAGGTATTCGAGGGCGCGGAGAACAACCTGCCGGACCGAGATGCCCTGCGGGCTGCTCTGGCCATCCGGCAGCTGGCTGAAGGCCTCACAGCTGATGACCTGCTGCTCGTGCTCATCTCAG GTGGTGAGCCTGATTCTGTCAGACGTGGTGGGGGACCCTGTGGAGGTGATTGCCAGCGGCCCCACCGTGGCCAGCATCCACAGTGTGCAAGATTGCCTGCACATCCTCAATCGCTATGGCCTTCGTGCTGCCCTGCCACGTTCTGTGAAGACTGTGCTGGCACGGGCTGA
- the GLYCTK gene encoding glycerate kinase isoform X1, which yields MAAALQVLRHLARAPLSPLLWGGPLARLASSMALAEQAQQLFESTVGAVLPGPMLQRALSLDPDSGQLKVRDRSFQLQQNLYLVGFGKAVLGMATAAEELLGQHLVQGVISVPKGIRAAMESAGKQEMLLKPHSRVQVFEGAENNLPDRDALRAALAIRQLAEGLTADDLLLVLISGGGSALLPAPIPPVTLEEKQTLTKLLAARGATIQELNTIRKALSQLKGGGLAQAAYPAQVVSLILSDVVGDPVEVIASGPTVASIHSVQDCLHILNRYGLRAALPRSVKTVLARADSDPHGPHTCGHVLNVIIGSNALALAEAQKQAEALGYRAVVLSTAMQGDVKSVAQFYALLARVAGTRLTMPGAGASVEEDEQLYELAAELQLPDLQLKEALEAMVGTRGPVCLLAGGEPTVQLQGSGKGGRNQELALRVGAELGRWPLGPADVLFLSGGTDGQDGPTEAAGAWVRPELTSQAAAQGLDVAAFLAHNDSHTFFCRFQGGAHLLHTGLTGTNVMDAHLLFLQPR from the exons ATGGCTGCAGCCCTGCAGGTCCTGCGTCACTTGGCCCGAGCCCCTTTGAGCCCGCTCCTCTGGGGGGGCCCATTGGCCCGGCTGGCCAGTAGCATGGCCCTGGCAGAGCAGGCACAGCAGCTGTTTGAGAGCACTGTGGGTGCCGTGCTGCCGGGCCCCATGCTGCAGCGGGCACTGTCTTTGGATCCTGACAGTGGGCAGCTGAAGGTGAGGGACCGGAGCTTTCAGCTGCAGCAAAACCTCTACCTGGTGGGCTTTGGCAAGGCTGTCCTGGGCATGGCAACTGCAGCTGAGGAGCTCTTGGGCCAGCATCTTGTGCAGGGCGTGATCAGCGTTCCCAAGGGGATCCGTGCTGCCATGGAGAGTGCTGGCAAGCA GGAGATGCTGTTGAAGCCACACAGCCGTGTCCAGGTATTCGAGGGCGCGGAGAACAACCTGCCGGACCGAGATGCCCTGCGGGCTGCTCTGGCCATCCGGCAGCTGGCTGAAGGCCTCACAGCTGATGACCTGCTGCTCGTGCTCATCTCAG GTGGGGGCTCGGCCCTGCTGCCCGCCCCCATTCCACCTGTAACACTGGAGGAGAAGCAGACACTCACCAAGCTGCTGGCGGCCCGTGGAGCCACCATCCAGGAGCTGAACACCATCCGGAAGGCCCTGTCCCAGCTCAAGGGTGGGGGGCTGGCTCAGGCGGCCTACCCTGCCCAG GTGGTGAGCCTGATTCTGTCAGACGTGGTGGGGGACCCTGTGGAGGTGATTGCCAGCGGCCCCACCGTGGCCAGCATCCACAGTGTGCAAGATTGCCTGCACATCCTCAATCGCTATGGCCTTCGTGCTGCCCTGCCACGTTCTGTGAAGACTGTGCTGGCACGGGCTGACTCTGACCCCCATGggccacacacctgtggtcatgTCCTCAATGTGATCATTGGCTCCAATGCACTGGCACTGGCTGAGGCTCAGAAGCAGGCCGAGGCGCTGGGATATAGGGCTGTGGTGCTGAGCACAGCTATGCAGGGAGATGTGAAAAGTGTAGCCCAGTTCTATGCACTGCTGGCCCGAGTGGCTGGAACCCGCCTCACCATGCCTGGGGCTGGAGCCTCTGTGGAGGAGGATGAACAACTCTATGAACTGGCGGCTGAGCTCCAGCTCCCAGACCTGCAGCTGAAGGAGGCTCTGGAGGCCATGGTGGGCACTCGGGGCCCGGTCTGCTTGCTGGCTGGTGGTGAGCCCACAGTGCAGTTGCAGGGCTCAGGCAAGGGTGGCCGGAACCAGGAACTGGCCCTGCGTGTTGGAGCAGAGCTGGGACGGTGGCCGTTGGGGCCTGCTGATGTGCTGTTTTTGAGCGGTGGCACTGATGGGCAGGATGGGCCCACAGAGGCAGCCGGGGCctgggtcaggcctgagcttacCAGCCAGGCCGCCGCCCAGGGTCTGGACGTGGCTGCCTTCCTAGCCCACAATGACTCACATACCTTCTTCTGTCGCTTCCAGGGTGGGGCACACCTGCTGCACACAGGGCTGACTGGCACCAATGTCATGGACGCCCACCTCCTGTTCCTGCAGCCGCGGTGA
- the GLYCTK gene encoding glycerate kinase isoform X2, with the protein MAAALQVLRHLARAPLSPLLWGGPLARLASSMALAEQAQQLFESTVGAVLPGPMLQRALSLDPDSGQLKVRDRSFQLQQNLYLVGFGKAVLGMATAAEELLGQHLVQGVISVPKGIRAAMESAGKQEMLLKPHSRVQVFEGAENNLPDRDALRAALAIRQLAEGLTADDLLLVLISGGGSALLPAPIPPVTLEEKQTLTKLLAARGATIQELNTIRKALSQLKGGGLAQAAYPAQGGAHLLHTGLTGTNVMDAHLLFLQPR; encoded by the exons ATGGCTGCAGCCCTGCAGGTCCTGCGTCACTTGGCCCGAGCCCCTTTGAGCCCGCTCCTCTGGGGGGGCCCATTGGCCCGGCTGGCCAGTAGCATGGCCCTGGCAGAGCAGGCACAGCAGCTGTTTGAGAGCACTGTGGGTGCCGTGCTGCCGGGCCCCATGCTGCAGCGGGCACTGTCTTTGGATCCTGACAGTGGGCAGCTGAAGGTGAGGGACCGGAGCTTTCAGCTGCAGCAAAACCTCTACCTGGTGGGCTTTGGCAAGGCTGTCCTGGGCATGGCAACTGCAGCTGAGGAGCTCTTGGGCCAGCATCTTGTGCAGGGCGTGATCAGCGTTCCCAAGGGGATCCGTGCTGCCATGGAGAGTGCTGGCAAGCA GGAGATGCTGTTGAAGCCACACAGCCGTGTCCAGGTATTCGAGGGCGCGGAGAACAACCTGCCGGACCGAGATGCCCTGCGGGCTGCTCTGGCCATCCGGCAGCTGGCTGAAGGCCTCACAGCTGATGACCTGCTGCTCGTGCTCATCTCAG GTGGGGGCTCGGCCCTGCTGCCCGCCCCCATTCCACCTGTAACACTGGAGGAGAAGCAGACACTCACCAAGCTGCTGGCGGCCCGTGGAGCCACCATCCAGGAGCTGAACACCATCCGGAAGGCCCTGTCCCAGCTCAAGGGTGGGGGGCTGGCTCAGGCGGCCTACCCTGCCCAG GGTGGGGCACACCTGCTGCACACAGGGCTGACTGGCACCAATGTCATGGACGCCCACCTCCTGTTCCTGCAGCCGCGGTGA